One Mercurialis annua linkage group LG3, ddMerAnnu1.2, whole genome shotgun sequence DNA window includes the following coding sequences:
- the LOC126672814 gene encoding F-box/FBD/LRR-repeat protein At1g13570-like, with protein MVSDYSSLILVLFAQIIIMWLESYDNDIQPAKKIENSSRSNIISNLPSNVIDNILICLPIQEAVRTSILSEKWRFKWMYLSKLVFDNTFYQTSVLPSTAQPNITKLLFNIYKVLLLHHGSILNFTLHVPLLEMYPEINQLMLYLSKKDVQEIFFNIGENKHHRLPSFLFSCVTLRRLTLSSCTFTVPLAFQGFVKLISLTFQSVNCINVFETCCTIFRMNRVYLSSRRDVTALKVYRSILQDTTALLRKL; from the exons ATGGTAAGTGACTATTCCTCTCTTATTCTAGTTTTATTTGCTCAGATAATTATAATGTGGTTggaatcatatgataat gaTATCCAGCCGGCCAAAAAGATCGAAAACAGCTCAAGGTCCAATATAATCAGTAACCTGCCAAGTAATGTCATAGACAATATTCTAATTTGTCTGCCGATTCAAGAAGCTGTGAGGACTAGTATTTTGTCCGAGAAATGGAGGTTTAAGTGGATGTATCTTTCCAAATTGGTATTTGATAATACGTTTTATCAGACATCAGTTTTACCTTCTACTGCACAACCTAACATTACTAAACTTTTGTTTAATATCTATAAAGTTCTATTACTTCACCATGGATCCATATTGAATTTTACTCTTCATGTTCCGTTATTGGAAATGTATCCCGAGATTAACCAATTGATGCTTTACCTAAGCAAGAAAGACGTTCAGGAAATTTTCTTCAATATTGGAGAAAATAAACATCATAGATTGCCGTCATTTTTGTTCTCATGTGTGACATTGAGGCGCCTGACCTTGTCCTCATGTACTTTCACAGTTCCATTAGCATTTCAAGGATTTGTTAAGTTGATTTCTCTTACGTTTCAGTCGGTTAATTGTATCAATGTATTTGAAACTTGTTGTACAATATTTAGAATGAACAGAGTGTATTTAAGCTCGAGGCGTGATGTCACTGCCCTAAAAGTATATCGAAGTATACTCCAGGATACAACAGCTCTTCTACGTAAATTGTAG
- the LOC126671316 gene encoding acetylajmalan esterase-like, with product MNANTAFFQVLIVASLFVIISCQAKDLKACKFDRIYQLGASLSDTGNSIIEHPLAYHARLPYGETIGKATGRPSDGYLMIDFLALSAGVPLLQPYENPNSTFTHGADFAVAGVTALSKEKLMELKLDLGYSNSSLIVQLGWLKKLLSSICNDTKDCQKKLKSSLFSVAIGPNDYGRALWKNVSIAKTKETMTPLVVQTIKDGIQTIISYGASRIVVDAAYPLGCSPSYLSSFLNKTSAIDSFGCLKDYNSIYENHNTQLGKALEELRKTNPHVIIVYNDVYNATYSIIKNLRSLGFKTYRKACCGIGGKYNVSPGLDKMCGAKGVPVCPNPSEHVFWDGAHFTHHSSEVISHYLVKRMLPKLKCTA from the exons ATGAATGCAAACACAGCTTTCTTTCAAGTTCTTATAGTTGCCTCATTGTTCGTCATAATTTCTTGCCAGGCAAAAGATCTCAAGGCTTGTAAATTTGATAGAATATATCAATTAGGCGCTTCTCTTTCGGATACCGGAAATTCTATAATAGAACATCCTCTAGCGTATCATGCTCGATTGCCTTACGGTGAAACTATTGGAAAGGCAACTGGCCGACCTTCAGATGGATATTTAATGATTGATTTTCTAG CACTTTCTGCCGGAGTTCCATTGCTTCAGCCTTACGAGAATCCAAATTCGACATTTACTCATGGAGCGGATTTTGCAGTTGCCGGTGTTACAGCTTTGTCTAAGGAAAAATTGATGGAATTAAAACTTGATCTTGGATATTCTAATAGCTCCCTCATTGTTCAACTTGGATGGCTCAAAAAACTTTTATCCTCTATCTGCAATGATACAAAAG ATTGTCAAAAGAAACTTAAGTCCTCCCTTTTCTCGGTTGCGATCGGGCCGAATGATTACGGGCGTGCATTGTGGAAAAATGTGAGCATTGCAAAAACTAAGGAAACAATGACACCATTAGTTGTGCAAACCATTAAAGATGGCATCCAA ACGATAATTAGTTATGGTGCTAGTCGTATAGTTGTCGATGCAGCCTATCCACTTGGTTGCTCGCCATCGTACCTATCGTCTTTCTTGAACAAGACTTCTGCTATTGATTCGTTTGGTTGTTTAAAGGATTATAATAGTATTTATGAAAATCATAACACTCAACTTGGAAAAGCTCTTGAAGAATTACGAAAAACGAATCCACATGTGATCATTGTTTACAATGATGTGTACAATGCAACATATTCAATAATCAAAAATCTTCGATCTCTTG GATTTAAAACATATAGAAAAGCTTGTTGCGGGATTGGAGGAAAATATAATGTTAGTCCTGGATTGGATAAGATGTGTGGAGCTAAAGGTGTACCGGTTTGTCCAAACCCTAGTGAACATGTATTTTGGGATGGAGCCCATTTCACTCATCATTCAAGCGAAGTTATATCACATTATCTCGTCAAAAGGATGCTGCCTAAACTTAAATGTACTGCTTGA
- the LOC126671317 gene encoding cell number regulator 2-like, producing the protein MYPSITTDFPAEPLSSSAYSTPSAPPQTPTFYSKTDNSVTATGIPLRPDRNASSNSLHSPVAWSTGLCGCFEDMSSCCLTCWCPCVTFGRIAEMADRGSTACGVSGALYTLMLCLTGCSCMYSCFYRSKLRGQFFLEESPCTDCCVHCFCEECALCQEYRELKNRGFDMSIGWHGNMERQKRLAATAPVIEGGMTR; encoded by the exons ATGTATCCTTCAATTACTACCGACTTTCCGGCGGAGCCACTGTCATCATCTGCATACTCTACACCATCTGCACCGCCGCAAACACCAACATTTTACTCCAAAACTGATAATTCCGTTACAGCCACCGGCATTCCGCTACGTCCGGACCGTAACGCTTCTTCTAATAGTTTGCATTCTCCGGTTGCTTGGTCCACCGGTCTCTGTGGCTGTTTCGAAGATATGAGCAGTT GTTGCTTAACATGCTGGTGTCCTTGTGTTACATTTGGAAGAATTGCAGAAATGGCTGACAGAGGATCAActg CATGTGGAGTGAGCGGAGCACTGTACACATTGATGCTATGTTTGACGGGATGTTCGTGTATGTATTCATGCTTTTACCGATCAAAATTGAGGGGCCAATTTTTCTTGGAGGAAAGTCCTTGTACGGACTGTTGTGTTCATTGTTTTTGTGAAGAATGTGCTTTGTGCCAAGAATATAGAGAACTTAAGAATCGTGGCTTTGACATGTCTATAG GTTGGCATGGGAATATGGAAAGGCAGAAAAGATTGGCTGCAACGGCTCCTGTAATTGAAGGAGGGATGACTAGATAG